The Candidatus Binatia bacterium genome includes a region encoding these proteins:
- a CDS encoding serine/threonine-protein kinase, with product MSTLDPLLGRTLDGKYRIEGRIGRGGMGAVYRAMHVGTGRVVAVKIILPQLVQHPEALERFRREARAAGGLRHPNIVDVTDFGTARVGETDVAYLVMEYLQGRTVRDTLKEQGRLPLDVVVDIVEQIALALDEAHRNGIVHRDLKPDNVWLVPDPRGGHAVRVLDFGLAKLLERAAPETGERPRSEPDPSELATLPGADETASHLSTAFAPNRVSVAAEDDEETIASGGGRSLDSNTFTTAGSTLGTPAYMSPEQCRGGEIDFRSDLYSLGIMAWEAIVGRRPFDGSLSELV from the coding sequence ATGTCGACGCTGGATCCGCTTCTCGGGCGGACTCTCGACGGGAAGTACCGTATCGAGGGGCGCATCGGCCGGGGTGGCATGGGCGCGGTCTATCGGGCCATGCACGTCGGCACGGGCCGCGTGGTCGCGGTCAAGATCATCCTTCCGCAGCTCGTCCAGCACCCCGAGGCGCTCGAGCGGTTCCGCCGCGAGGCACGGGCTGCGGGCGGCCTGCGCCACCCGAACATCGTCGACGTCACCGATTTCGGAACCGCCCGAGTCGGTGAGACCGATGTCGCGTACCTCGTCATGGAGTACCTTCAGGGGAGGACCGTCCGCGACACCCTGAAGGAGCAGGGCCGGCTCCCCCTCGACGTCGTCGTCGACATCGTCGAGCAGATTGCGCTCGCCCTCGACGAGGCCCACAGGAACGGCATCGTCCACCGGGACTTGAAGCCGGACAACGTCTGGCTCGTCCCCGATCCGCGCGGCGGCCACGCCGTCCGGGTTCTCGACTTCGGCCTTGCGAAGCTCCTCGAACGGGCGGCACCCGAGACCGGCGAGCGCCCGCGATCGGAGCCGGACCCTTCCGAGTTGGCGACGCTTCCCGGCGCGGACGAGACCGCCTCGCACTTGTCTACGGCCTTCGCACCCAACCGTGTCTCTGTGGCTGCCGAGGACGACGAGGAAACGATTGCCTCTGGCGGCGGGAGGAGTCTGGATTCAAACACGTTCACCACCGCCGGCTCTACGCTCGGAACTCCCGCCTACATGTCGCCCGAGCAGTGCCGTGGCGGAGAGATCGACTTCCGGAGCGATCTCTATAGCCTCGGGATCATGGCGTGGGAGGCGATCGTAGGCCGAAGGCCATTCGACGGGAGCCTCAGTGAGCTCGTC